In Leishmania braziliensis MHOM/BR/75/M2904 complete genome, chromosome 14, the following are encoded in one genomic region:
- the ENOL gene encoding enolase: protein MPIQKVYAREVLDSRGNPTVEVEVTTEVGVFRSAVPSGASTGVHEACELRDGDKTAYCGAGCTKAVRNVNEILAPALLGKEVSDQTGLDKLMCELDGTKNKSKLGANAILGCSMAISKAAAAAAGVPLYQYIARLAGTKQICLPVPCFNVINGGKHAGNALPFQEFMIAPTKAMSFREALRMGSEVYHALKLIIKKKYGQDAVNVGDEGGFAPPIKHIDEPLPILMEAIEKAGHKGKFAICMDCAASEAYDADKKMYNLTFKNPEPTYVSAKQLQETYERWVAEYPLVSIEDPFAEDNFDEFAAITKALTGKAQIVGDDLTVTNVDRVKMAIEKSACNSLLLKINQIGTISESIAAAKLCMENGWSVMVSHRSGETEDTYIADLSVGLGTGQIKTGAPCRGERTAKLNQLLRIEEEIGSASKYGYSGWA, encoded by the coding sequence ATGCCGATCCAGAAGGTGTACGCCCGCGAGGTGCTCGACTCTCGCGGCAACCCGACCGTGGAGGTCGAGGTGACGACGGAGGTCGGCGTGTTCCGCTCCGCTGTGCCGTCCGGCGCGTCGACTGGCGTGCACGAGGCGTgcgagctgcgcgacggcgaCAAAACGGCCTACTGTGGCGCCGGGTGCACGAAGGCAGTGAGGAACGTGAACGAGATCCTTGCGCCGGCGCTTCTGGGCAAGGAGGTGTCGGACCAGACCGGACTCGATAAGCTGATGTGCGAGCTGGACGGGACGAAGAACAAGAGCAAACTCGGCGCGAACGCGATTCTGGGCTGCTCGATGGCGATCAGCAaagccgctgcggcagcggctggcgTGCCGCTGTACCAGTACATCGCGCGGCTCGCCGGGACGAAGCAGATTTGCCTGCCTGTGCCGTGCTTCAATGTGATCAACGGTGGCAAGCACGCCGGCAATGCGCTGCCATTTCAGGAGTTCATGATTGCACCGACGAAGGCGATGTCGTTccgcgaggcgctgcgcatggGCTCGGAGGTGTACCACGCGCTCAAGCTGATCATCAAGAAGAAGTACGGCCAGGACGCTGTGAACGTTGGCGACGAGGGTGGCTTCGCGCCACCGATCAAGCACATCGACGAACCGCTGCCGATCCTGATGGAGGCGATCGAGAAGGCCGGGCACAAGGGCAAGTTTGCAATCTGCATGGACTGCGCCGCGAGCGAGGCGTACGACGCGGACAAGAAGATGTACAACCTGACATTCAAGAACCCCGAGCCGACGTACGTGTCCGCGAaacagctgcaggagacctACGAGCGCTGGGTCGCGGAGTACCCGCTGGTGTCCATCGAGGACCCGTTCGCGGAGGACAACTTCGACGAGTTCGCGGCGATCACGAAGGCTCTCACCGGGAAGGCGCAGATCGTCGGTGATGACCTGACGGTGACGAACGTGGATCGCGTGAAGATGGCGATCGAGAAATCTGCGTGCaactcgctgctgctgaagatCAACCAGATCGGCACGATCAGCGAATCGATCGCGGCGGCAAAGCTGTGCATGGAGAACGGGTGGTCCGTGATGGTgtcgcaccgcagcggcgagaCGGAGGACACGTACATCGCCGACCTGTCCGTGGGCCTTGGCACCGGCCAGATCAAGACCGGCGCGCCGTGCCGCGGCGAGCGCACAGCGAAGCTGaaccagctgctgcgcatcgaggaggagatcgGCTCCGCATCCAAGTACGGCTACTCCGGCTGGGCGTAA
- a CDS encoding putative ras-like small GTPases, whose protein sequence is MEKDMLSLYPSHLQERRASGPPVLHVNVLCGLSNEDITSSSFVATIGRSSTGAGTLNRVNPTSSIPASATAFASRRARNGSLSPLRSFPSSSVANGTSPVQSSTLAKPVLDLSQVRCIPIDQWIPDAHVVNCMAPDCGNSFSLFNRKHHCRMCGRVFCSSCCNNLVYIPAAVAQNAASSSTDGMAMGSCTATSYTPVSSAITSELQQFHRACARDGSAPSNGMRRGSQSPITSAPDLFPATSMTLHHGSLVVCGEGNGNLPSSALNSVVAMTTAPSPSSPSTQTSVPCRVCASCSYEVQLVVSTRQENGEPRRRSRGELKMIQRVLLVNIMTFLTLRDLANVSLVSADFYFMSRDNIIWYQYNMTRWAQESELPRLSSLKSHAEASRTQQQKGLSWYASSSGSAARSSLAEDMFNSAPVIQDAAALSESEAAKRVISLHARYSYTQFLDFARRQEMARCEGLSSFSLGARILLSSPIRVALVGPCGIGKTASVRAFLGEKLSQMVVRPTIGFERRAVTVRLARGLSTEAVLHIYDLSGADRYRELRRFVCRHCHAIGLCYDPSRKMTLVQAADIMMELEGALGPQSVVVCGLVRQPPRASSSGSVPLDCHKADPTHLSTTMTALHLSTLPKREGQSLQSLPVDPAVPVSTGALTGELMLATPLCGVSNGTKTPLQSSSSSTSTTARLSGVTAESNGDQSDDRLQVNTATSTMALLRAVPLSSTTPAPALPPFTTATSSSGSLEVSAEDAVGITVRGHSSIQCPLLHPTPFFEAVVQSVLDRLVEATVASTSTISEISAVLAMQSGGSGRRNSSTCSAGSLSAGSAPRSTIQASSVRRRPHASRAIVQDLLNLTMQPCALDILLDRK, encoded by the coding sequence ATGGAGAAGGATATGCTGTCGCTATACCCGAGCCACCTGCAAGAGCGACGGGCCAGCGGTCCTCCTGTGCTGCACGTGAACGTGCTTTGCGGACTATCGAACGAGGATATAACCTCCAGCTCGTTTGTGGCCACCATCGGCCGTTCATCGACTGGCGCGGGCACCCTCAACCGCGTCAACCCTACAAGTAGCATACCGGCGTCTGCGACTGCGTTCGCATCTCGGAGGGCTAGAAATGgctcgctgtcgccgctgcgctcgTTCCCCAGCTCGAGCGTGGCGAACGGCACCAGCCCTGTGCAATCCTCCACATTGGCGAAGCCCGTCCTGGACTTGTCGCAGGTGCGCTGCATCCCCATTGACCAGTGGATACCGGACGCACACGTCGTGAACTGTATGGCGCCGGACTGCGGCAAcagcttctccctctttaaCCGCAAGCATCACTGCCGTATGTGCGGGCGCGTTTTCTGCTCCTCGTGCTGTAACAATCTCGTCTACATACCGGCCGCCGTTGCGCAGAACGCGGCAAGTAGCTCGACTGATGGGATGGCGATGGGCAGCTGCACGGCGACGAGCTACACGCCAGTGAGCTCTGCTATTACTTCCGAGCTTCAGCAGTTTCAccgcgcgtgcgcgcgtgatGGCAGTGCACCTTCAAACGGGATGCGGCGAGGATCACAGTCACCCATAACATCGGCGCCAGACTTGTTCCCTGCGACAAGCATGACGCTGCATCACGGCTCTCTGGTAGTCTGCGGCGAGGGAAACGGAAATTTACCGTCTAGCGCGCTGAACTCCGTCGTGGCGATGACAACAGCGCCGTCTCCATCGTCTCCGTCCACGCAAACCTCGGTGCCatgccgtgtgtgtgccagctGCTCCTACGAGGTCCAACTAGTGGTGTCTACTCGCCAGGAAAACGGCGAGCCGCGCCGCCGTAGCCGTGGTGAGCTCAAGATGATTCAacgcgtcctcctcgtcaacATCATGACCTTCCTGACGCTACGCGACTTGGCGAATGTGTCGCTTGTCTCGGCCGACTTCTACTTCATGTCCCGCGACAACATCATTTGGTACCAGTACAACATGACGCGGTGGGCGCAGGAGAGCGAGCTGCCACGGCTGTCCTCGCTCAAGTCACACGCTGAGGCGTCTCGAACGCAACAGCAGAAAGGGCTCAGTTGGTATGCCTCTTCCTCTGGTAGTGCAGCCCGCAGCTCTTTGGCAGAAGACATGTTCAACAGTGCACCGGTGATTCAagatgcagcggcgctctcggagagcgaggcggcgaAGCGTGTCATCTCGCTGCATGCACGGTATAGCTACACCCAGTTCCTCGACTTTGCGCGCCGGCAGGAGATGGCGCGGTGTGAAGGACTGTCGTCATTTTCTCTCGGTGCGCGTATCTTGCTGTCCAGCCCTATTCGTgtggcgctggtggggcCGTGTGGTATCGGCAAGACAGCCAGCGTGCGCGCTTTCCTTGGCGAGAAGCTCTCGCAGATGGTGGTGCGGCCGACTATCGGGTTTGAGCGGCGTGCCGTGACGGTGCGGCTGGCCCGTGGCCTCTCCACGGAGGCCGTACTGCACATCTACGACCTCAGCGGCGCTGACCGCTACagggagctgcgccgctttgTGTGTCGACACTGCCATGCCATCGGTCTGTGCTACGATCCATCGCGGAAAATGACATTGGTGCAGGCAGCGGATATAATGATGGAGCTCGAGGGTGCTCTGGGCCCGCAGTCAGTTGTGGTTTGCGGACTGGTTCGACAACCACCTCGTGCCTCAAGCTCGGGAAGCGTACCACTAGATTGTCACAAGGCAGACCCCACTCACCTCTCCACTACGATGACTGCATTACATCTCTCAACGCTGCCGAAGAGGGAAGGCCAAAGCTTGCAGTCGCTACCTGTCGACcctgctgtgcctgtgtCCACAGGTGCTCTTACAGGCGAGTTGATGCTCGCCACACCTCTGTGCGGCGTTTCTAACGGTACTAAAACACCACTTCAATCCAGCTCCAGCTCTACAAGTACCACGGCTAGGTTGTCTGGTGTTACTGCAGAGAGCAACGGAGACCAGAGCGATGACAGACTACAGGTCAATACTGCGACATCGACGATGGCATTGCTGCGCGCAGTACCACTCAGCAGTACCacgcctgcgcctgcgctgccgccattCACTACCGCCACCTCGTCCAGCGGCTCGCTCGAAGTGTCGGCCGAAGACGCGGTGGGCATAACCGTTCGTGGCCACTCGTCCATCCAGTGCCCGTTGTTACACCCCACCCCGTTCTTCGAGGCTGTTGTGCAGTCCGTGCTGGATCGTCTGGTGGAGGCGACGGTTGCAAGCACGAGCACCATATCCGAGATCAGCGCGGTGCTCGCGATGCAAAGCGGCGGAAGCGGTCGGAGAAACTCCTCGACGTGTTCTGCGGGCTCGCTAAGCGCTGGCAGCGCACCGCGGAGTACGATACAAGCCTCTTCGGTGCGCCGCCGTCCACACGCGTCGCGGGCGATTGTGCAGGACCTGTTGAACCTGACGATGCAGCCCTGTGCCCTGGATATCTTGCTGGATCGGAAGTAG
- the ENOL gene encoding enolase, with the protein MLVPVVRRCLWACASVAAFSCLRAARCARSPPGDLYSPFCGDQIYSKWTAPHSSCGPMLVRAACGTARSEDSRRLCLAHRLLLSALRALPCCLSPASKLSSAIALPLSPTPPPPPPPAPHYTACSFLLSLAEHIFFATSFLNTNSFNPPFTMPIQKVYAREVLDSRGNPTVEVEVTTEVGVFRSAVPSGASTGVHEACELRDGDKTAYCGAGCTKAVRNVNEILAPALLGKEVSDQTGLDKLMCELDGTKNKSKLGANAILGCSMAISKAAAAAAGVPLYQYIARLAGTKQICLPVPCFNVINGGKHAGNALPFQEFMIAPTKAMSFREALRMGSEVYHALKLIIKKKYGQDAVNVGDEGGFAPPIKHIDEPLPILMEAIEKAGHKGKFAICMDCAASEAYDADKKMYNLTFKNPEPTYVSAKQLQETYERWVAEYPLVSIEDPFAEDNFDEFAAITKALTGKAQIVGDDLTVTNVDRVKMAIEKSACNSLLRRQPIGR; encoded by the coding sequence atGCTCGTCCCCGTGGTGAGGAGATGCTTGTGGGCGTGTGCTTCCGTTGCTGCCTTCTCATGCCTGCGCGCGGCGCGGTGCGCGAGGTCGCCTCCTGGCGATCTTTATTCTCCTTTCTGTGGCGATCAAATCTATTCGAAGTGGACTGCCCCTCACTCGAGCTGCGGGCCAATGTTGGTGCGTGCGGCATGCGGCACTGCGCGCTCCGAGGACTCCAGGCGGCTGTGCCTTGCTCACCGCCTCCTGCTCTCCGCTTTGCGTGCTCTCCCttgctgtctctctcctgcctccAAGCTCTCCTCCGCCATTGCGCTCCCTCTATCCCCGAcaccccctccgcctcccccaccggcACCCCACTATACCGCTTGCAGCTTCCTGTTATCCCTTGCCGAGCATATTTTCTTTGCTACCTCATTCTTAAACACCAATTCCTTCAATCCCCCTTTCACAATGCCGATCCAGAAGGTGTACGCCCGCGAGGTGCTCGACTCTCGCGGCAACCCGACCGTGGAGGTCGAGGTGACGACGGAGGTCGGCGTGTTCCGCTCCGCTGTGCCGTCCGGCGCGTCGACTGGCGTGCACGAGGCGTgcgagctgcgcgacggcgaCAAAACGGCCTACTGTGGCGCCGGGTGCACGAAGGCAGTGAGGAACGTGAACGAGATCCTTGCGCCGGCGCTTCTGGGCAAGGAGGTGTCGGACCAGACCGGACTCGATAAGCTGATGTGCGAGCTGGACGGGACGAAGAACAAGAGCAAGCTCGGCGCGAACGCGATTCTGGGCTGCTCGATGGCGATCAGCAaagccgctgcggcagcggctggcgTGCCGCTGTACCAGTACATCGCGCGGCTCGCCGGGACGAAGCAGATTTGCCTGCCTGTGCCGTGCTTCAATGTGATCAACGGTGGCAAGCACGCCGGCAATGCGCTGCCATTTCAGGAGTTCATGATTGCACCGACGAAGGCGATGTCGTTccgcgaggcgctgcgcatggGCTCGGAGGTGTACCACGCGCTCAAGCTGATCATCAAGAAGAAGTACGGCCAGGACGCTGTGAACGTTGGCGACGAGGGTGGCTTCGCGCCACCGATCAAGCACATCGACGAACCGCTGCCGATCCTGATGGAGGCGATCGAGAAGGCCGGGCACAAGGGCAAGTTTGCAATCTGCATGGACTGCGCCGCGAGCGAGGCGTACGACGCGGACAAGAAGATGTACAACCTGACATTCAAGAACCCCGAGCCGACGTACGTGTCCGCGAaacagctgcaggagacctACGAGCGCTGGGTCGCGGAGTACCCGCTGGTGTCCATCGAGGACCCGTTCGCGGAGGACAACTTCGACGAGTTCGCGGCGATCACGAAGGCTCTCACCGGGAAGGCGCAGATCGTCGGTGATGACCTGACGGTGACGAACGTGGATCGCGTGAAGATGGCGATCGAGAAATCTGCGTGCAactcgctgctgcgaagACAACCAATCGGACGC